The following are encoded together in the Cicer arietinum cultivar CDC Frontier isolate Library 1 chromosome 2, Cicar.CDCFrontier_v2.0, whole genome shotgun sequence genome:
- the LOC101505391 gene encoding peptidyl-prolyl cis-trans isomerase CYP38, chloroplastic: protein MASSIISLHYCANFPTTPILFHSNKHSKFLNYQFSHTNVGLRSFTTRCSYQPPQQPHHSQFHDKHKEKSFCFKQCAISIALAVGLITGVPTFGWPNNAGAANSVLPDLSVLISGPPIKDPGALLRYALPIDNKAIREVQKPLEDITDSLKIAGVKALDSVERNVRQASRALKQGKSLIVSGLAESKKEHGVELLDKLETGMDELELILQDRNRDAVGPKQKELLQYVGGVEEDMVDGFPYEVPEEYQNMPLLKGRAAVDMKVKIKDNPNLEECVFHIVLDGYNAPVTAGNFIDLVERHFYDGMEIQRADGFVVQTGDPEGPAEGFIDPSTEKMRTIPLEITVDGEKAPVYGETLEELGLYKAQTKLPFNAFGTMAMARDEFEDNSGSSQVFWLLKESELTPSNANILDGRYAVFGYVTKNEDFLADLKVGDVIESIQVVSGLDNLANPSYKIAG from the exons ATGGCTTCATCTATCATCTCTCTTCATTACTGTGCCAATTTTCCAACTACCCCCATTTTGTTTCATTCCAATAAACACTCTAAGTTTCTTAATTACCAATTTTCTCATACCAATGTTGGACTTCGAAGTTTCACTACTCGTTGCTCTTACCAACCACCACAACAACCCCATCATTCTCAATTTCATGACAAACAt aaagaaaaatcattttgcTTCAAGCAATGTGCGATATCTATAGCACTAGCAGTTGGGTTAATAACTGGAGTTCCTACATTCGGGTGGCCTAACAATGCGGGTGCAGCTAACTCGGTTTTACCTGATCTATCTGTATTGATATCTGGACCGCCGATTAAGGACCCCGGGGCATTGTTGAGATATGCTCTTCCTATTGACAATAAGGCGATTAGAGAAGTTCAAAAACCGCTTGAAGATATTACAGATAGTCTCAAGATTGCTGGAGTCAAGGCACTCGACTCTGTCGAAAGA AACGTGAGGCAGGCGTCTCGAGCTCTCAAGCAAGGGAAGAGCTTAATTGTATCGGGTTTAGCTGAATCGAAGAAAGAACATGGAGTTGAACTGCTTGATAAGCTTGAAACTGGTATGGATGAGCTTGAACTGATACTGCAGGATAGGAATCGAGATGCCGTTGGACCGAAACAGAAAGAACTTCTTCAATATGTTGGAGG TGTTGAAGAAGACATGGTTGATGGATTTCCATATGAAGTTCCTGAGGAATACCAAAATATGCCATTATTGAAAGGGAGAGCAGCTGTAGATATGAAGGTCAAGATTAAAGACAATCCAAACTTGGAAGAGTGTGTTTTCCACATAGTTCTTGACGGTTATAATGCCCCCGTGACTGCTGGAAATTTCATCGACTTGGTAGAGCGGCACTTTTACGATGGCATGGAGATCCAGAGAG CGGATGGGTTTGTTGTCCAAACCGGTGACCCAGAAGGTCCTGCTGAGGGTTTTATCGATCCAAGTACAGAGAAAATGAGGACAATACCATTAGAAATTACGGTAGATGGAGAAAAGGCACCTGTTTATGGAGAAACTCTAGag GAGCTTGGTCTGTACAAGGCTCAAACAAAGCTTCCTTTTAATGCATTCGGAACAATGGCGATGGCAAGAGAT GAATTTGAGGACAACTCTGGTTCTAGCCAAGTATTTTGGCTGTTGAAAGAAAGTGAGCTAACTCCAAGCAATGCAAATATATTGGATGGTAGATATGCAGTTTTTGGCTATGTAACCAAAAATGAAGATTTCTTAGCTGATCTCAAAGTTGGTGATGTCATAGAATCTATTCAAGTTGTTTCTGGTTTGGATAATTTGGCGAATCCAAGTTATAAGATTGCTGGTTAA
- the LOC101505723 gene encoding bidirectional sugar transporter SWEET7b-like → MVTASLARNIVGIIGNVISFGLFFSPAPTFYKIIKQKDVEEFKPDPYIATLLNCAFWVFYGMPFVHPNSILVVTINSVGLLFEFVYLTIFFIYSNNKGRKRLILYVLIEAFFFAAIVLITMLALHGTTKRSLVVGIICDIFNIIMYVSPLTIMAKVIKTKSVKYMPFWLSLTNFLNGACWTTYALIHPFDIYVLISNGIGVISGLVQLILYAYYWFNGENKDDDDGDHVPNPTVSAI, encoded by the exons ATGGTGACCGCTTCATTAGCTCGTAACATTGTTGGAATTATAG GCAATGTTATCTCGTTCGGTTTGTTCTTCTCACCAGC TCCAACTTTCTATAAGATTATAAAGCAAAAGGATGTGGAGGAGTTCAAGCCTGACCCATACATAGCTACATTATTAAATTGTGCATTTTGGGTATTCTACGGAATGCCTTTTGTGCATCCAAACAGCATTTTGGTCGTTACTATCAATAGCGTTGGGCTTCTATTCGAGTTCGTCTATCTTACCATATTTTTTATCTATTCCAACAACAAAGGAAGG AAGAGGTTGATACTTTATGTTCTCATAGAGGCTTTTTTCTTTGCTGCCATCGTTCTTATAACAATGTTGGCACTACATGGCACTACCAAAAGGTCTTTAGTGGTTGGTATTATCTGTGATATCTTCAACATAATAATGTACGTCTCTCCTCTTACCATCATG GCAAAGGTTATCAAAACAAAGAGTGTGAAATACATGCCATTCTGGCTCTCTTTGACTAACTTCCTTAATGGAGCGTGCTGGACAACATATGCTCTCATCCACCCTTTTGACATTTATGTCCTG ATCAGCAATGGTATTGGAGTTATCTCTGGACTTGTTCAGCTCATACTATATGCTTATTACTGGTTCAACGGAGAAAAcaaagatgatgatgatggtgatCATGTTCCAAATCCAACTGTGTCTGCAATCTGA